AAACAAATCAACCGGATTTTGCCACGATTTATATCAGCTATATCCCTGATCAGAAAATGGTAGAGAGTAAATCACTGAAATTATATCTTTTCAGCTTCAGAAATCACGGGGACTTTCACGAGGACTGCATGAATATCATCATGAATGATCTGATTGAACTGATGGATCCGCGCTATATTGAAGTGTGGGGTAAATTCACACCGCGTGGAGGGATCTCAATTGATCCATATACGAACTACGGGAAGCCGGGAACAAAATATGAAGAGATGGCTTATCACCGTCTGATGAATCATGATATGTATCCAGAGAAGATTGATAATCGTTAACATGTAAAACCGGCTGACGCAGCCGGTTTTTTGTATGCCTGAAATCAGATTTGGAGAAGATAATGCATAAAGGAAGTGACCTGAATGCAAAATCAAATTGAACAGCTTGAGCAGCAGCTTTTCAGGATCCAAAAATGGATTGAAGATAAAGATAAAACGCTTGAGTATGCTGATATTTATGAAGAGATTTCAAGAATGGAAAAAGAATTGAATGATTTAAAGGGGAGAGATTCATGAGTGACTGGCTGTTAGT
This region of Jeotgalibacillus malaysiensis genomic DNA includes:
- a CDS encoding NADPH-dependent 7-cyano-7-deazaguanine reductase translates to MSGRNEKELEGVNLLGEMNVPYSFDYAPEVLEAFDNKHVNRDYFVKFNCPEFTSLCPKTNQPDFATIYISYIPDQKMVESKSLKLYLFSFRNHGDFHEDCMNIIMNDLIELMDPRYIEVWGKFTPRGGISIDPYTNYGKPGTKYEEMAYHRLMNHDMYPEKIDNR